Proteins encoded within one genomic window of Rhododendron vialii isolate Sample 1 chromosome 1a, ASM3025357v1:
- the LOC131306825 gene encoding uncharacterized protein LOC131306825: MAAPEITVPSPPTSITSRVSPETVQRAAAALLKWRLSKSKTQKPQLLDPADEEFIYLILTLKKIPTKPRTNAHRIPLPHPLFSPDTSSSLCLIVDDRPNSKLTSEAAKKKLTEEGIPVDKVIRLSKLKSDYKPYEAKRKLCNSYDLFFADKRVIPLLPRLLGKQFFKKKKIPLPVDLTHNNWKEQIERACSSGLFYLRTGSCCVVRVGKVAMGAGEITENVVAAIEGVVEVVPKKWGGVRSFHLKLAESLALPVYQAIPDTKLKIEGVKGLVEEGKGEVVKGVEKLGREDGGAKKTVTKKKGRIHEVRYMDEELGVEDEDEDEFLDDVEGVEGEMSEDDDAGGSDFGGKKRKKKMEDLVIGEKRLKKSASKEKSEYDDVGGSDFGGVKRKKGDSVIGEKRLKKSASKADKGGESGEKEEKKKGRVGKLKDGPSKVKYKKDKKN; encoded by the coding sequence atggcGGCGCCGGAGATCACCGTTCCTTCACCGCCCACCTCCATCACGTCCCGAGTCAGCCCAGAAACAGTCCAGAGGGCCGCAGCCGCCCTCCTCAAGTGGAGACTCTCCAAATCCAAGACCCAAAAGCCTCAGCTCCTAGACCCAGCCGACGAAGAATTCATCTACCTAATCCTAACCCTAAAAAAAATCCCCACGAAGCCCCGCACCAACGCCCACCGCATCCCCCTCCCCCACCCCCTCTTCTCCCCCGACACCTCCTCCTCACTCTGCCTCATCGTCGACGACCGGCCCAACTCCAAGCTGACCTCGGAAGCCGCCAAGAAAAAACTCACTGAGGAAGGCATACCGGTCGATAAGGTCATTAGGTTGTCGAAGTTGAAATCCGATTACAAACCCTATGAGGCGAAAAGAAAGCTGTGCAATTCGTATGACTTGTTTTTCGCTGATAAGCGCGTGATTCCGTTGCTCCCTAGGCTGTTGGGGAAGCAgtttttcaagaagaagaagattccGTTGCCGGTGGACTTGACTCATAACAACTGGAAGGAGCAGATTGAGAGGGCGTGTAGCTCGGGGCTGTTTTACTTGAGGACGGGGAGTTGTTGTGTGGTTAGGGTTGGGAAGGTGGCCATGGGGGCGGGAGAGATCACGGAGAATGTGGTGGCGGCGATTGAGGGGGTGGTGGAGGTTGTGCCGAAGAAGTGGGGCGGTGTGAGGTCGTTTCATTTGAAGTTGGCGGAGTCGTTGGCATTGCCAGTATATCAGGCGATTCCGGATACCAAGTTGAAGATTGAAGGGGTGAAGGGATTGGTTGAAGAGGGGAAAGGGGAGGTTGTTAAGGGGGTTGAGAAATTGGGTAGGGAAGATGGCGGGGCGAAGAAGACGGTGACAAAGAAGAAGGGGAGGATTCATGAAGTGAGGTATATGGATGAGGAATTGGgtgttgaagatgaagatgaagatgagtTTTTGGATGATGTGGAAGGTGTTGAGGGGGAGATGagtgaggatgatgatgcgGGTGGTTCTGATTTTGGGGgtaagaagaggaagaagaagatggaagaTTTAGTGATTGGAGAGAAAAGATTGAAGAAGTCTGCTTCTAAGGAGAAGAGTGAGTATGATGATGTAGGTGGTTCGGATTTTGGGGGTGtgaagaggaagaagggagATTCAGTGATTGGAGAGAAAAGGTTGAAGAAATCTGCTTCTAAGGCAGATAAGGGAGGAGAATCTGGtgagaaggaagaaaagaagaagggtAGAGTTGGGAAGTTAAAGGATGGGCCAAGCAAGGTCAAGTACAAGAAAGATAAGAAAAACTAG